Proteins from a single region of Antechinus flavipes isolate AdamAnt ecotype Samford, QLD, Australia chromosome 2, AdamAnt_v2, whole genome shotgun sequence:
- the POMC gene encoding pro-opiomelanocortin produces MWKPSWSCLGALLMALMFQASVEAHGCSLDNLCKDSMTAKSLLECIKSCSVDSSNILEYRGIAQNELKRTTNYSHKKYKQRDIHSGSISSDGGNVNQKRQELIQGDFLDLFSPGVQGEDKEVQGEGLSLIRPARQLNNKRSYSMEHFRWGKPVGKKKRPVKGKPSGMEESAESHSMNLRRDLPMNMDYSEGSELIVDREEDTMEDIDKKKKKEPVMIYSNEVKEESAESLFPMSMDYPEVSALVYPRGKFANENKESYKMGRFRWETPLIKKKRPVKVYRSMTKEESAESHPMNFKRDLPLNMNYPEVSELIVNRGENTVEDTDENKKNKRGYNMEHFWWNTSPRNKRYGGFMVSEKSHTPLMTLFRNAIIKNAPDKGQ; encoded by the exons ATGTGGAAGCCTTCTTGGAGCTGTCTTGGAGCCCTGCTCATGGCCCTAATGTTTCAGGCCTCAGTGGAAGCTCATGGTTGCTCCCTGGACAATCTGTGTAAAGATAGCATGACAGCTAAAAGTCTGCTG GAATGCATAAAATCCTGTTCTGTGGACTCATCTAATATACTTGAATACAGAGGAATTGCACAAAATGAGCTAAAACGTACCACAAACTACTCTCataaaaaatataagcaaagagatATCCACAGTGGCAGCATCAGCAGTGATGGTGGAAATGTGAATCAAAAGAGGCAGGAGCTAATACAGGGGGACTTCCTGGATCTTTTCTCTCCAGGAGTTCAGGGAGAGGACAAAGAGGTGCAAGGAGAGGGTCTGTCACTGATCCGACCAGCCagacaattaaataacaaaaggTCCTATTCCATGGAGCATTTCCGCTGGGGGAAGCCAGTGGGTAAAAAGAAGCGCCCTGTGAAGGGCAAACCCAGTGGAATGGAAGAATCTGCAGAGTCCCATTCCATGAACTTGAGAAGAGATCTCCCCATGAATATGGACTATTCTGAGGGTTCTGAGTTAATTGTTGATAGAGAGGAGGATACCATGGAGGacatagataaaaagaaaaagaaagaacctgTGATGATCTATAGCAATGAGGTGAAAGAAGAATCTGCAGAGTCCCTTTTCCCCATGAGTATGGACTATCCTGAGGTTTCTGCACTAGTTTATCCTAGAGGAAAGTttgcaaatgaaaacaaagagaGCTATAAGATGGGACGTTTCCGGTGGGAGACgccattgattaaaaaaaagcgCCCTGTGAAAGTCTATCGCAGTATGACAAAAGAAGAATCTGCAGAGTCCCATCCCATGAACTTCAAAAGGGATCTTCCCCTGAATATGAACTATCCTGAGGTTTCTGAGCTAATTGTTAATAGAGGGGAGAATACTGTGGAGGatacagatgaaaataaaaagaataaaaggggtTATAACATGGAGCATTTCTGGTGGAATACCTCTCCCAGGAATAAGCGATATGGTGGCTTTATGGTTTCTGAGAAGAGTCATACTCCTCTCATGACACTGTTCAGAAATGCCATAATCAAGAATGCCCCTGACAAGGGCCAGTGA